A genomic window from Gossypium hirsutum isolate 1008001.06 chromosome D12, Gossypium_hirsutum_v2.1, whole genome shotgun sequence includes:
- the LOC107947166 gene encoding MYG1 protein isoform X1, producing MWAITRGGFNQKFFNLPKNLSRPLMATSNLIRVSSPSYSTSSPNHAPFKRVGTHNGSFHCDEALGCFMIRLTDKFSNSEIIRTRDPKVLEGLDAVLDVGGVYDPNHDRYDHHQKGFEEVFGHGFNTKLSSAGLVYKHFGKEIIAKELQLGEDHPDVHRLFLAIYKSFMEAIDAIDNGINQFDTDKPPKYVNNTHISSRVGRLNLDWTDPDQSPEKENEAFQRAMALAGSEFLESVRFHARSWLPARSIVMECIAERFDIDPSGEIMVLKRFCPWKLHLFELEAELKVEPLIKYVLYGDERGKQWRVQAVAASPDSFESRKPLPAQWRGLRDDELSKETRISGCVFVHMSGFIGGNQTYEGALVMARTALKM from the exons ATGTGGGCAATTACAAGAGGAGGGTTTAACCAGAAATTTTTCAACTTGCCCAAAAACCTCTCTCGCCCTCTCATGGCTACCTCTAACCTTATTAGGGTTTCTTCTCCTTCTTACTCCACTTCCTCCCCTAACCACGCTCCTTTTAAGCGCGTCGGCACTCACAATGGAAGCTTCCACTGCGACGAGGCCCTCGGCTGCTTCATGATTCGTCTCACTGACAAGTTCTCCAACTCCGAGATTATCCGTACCCGAGATCCCAAG GTATTGGAGGGTCTTGATGCTGTGCTTGATGTTGGAGGCGTCTATGATCCTAATCATGACCGGTATGATCATCACCAGAAGGGATTTGAGGAGGTTTTTGGACATGGATTTAATACAAAGCTTAGCAGTGCTGGACTTGTTTATAAG CATTTTGGCAAGGAGATAATAGCTAAAGAGCTTCAGCTTGGAGAAGACCACCCGGATGTGCATAGATTATTTCTGGCCATTTACAAAAGCTTCATGGAG GCAATTGATGCGATTGACAATGGAATCAACCAGTTTGATACTGACAAGCCACCAAAATATGTGAACAATACACACATATCTTCTAGAGTTGGAAGATTAAATCTAGACTGGACAGATCCTGATCAATCACCTGAGAAGGAGAATGAGGCTTTCCAACGAGCAATGGCTCTAGCTGGTAGTGAGTTCTTAGAA AGTGTCCGATTTCATGCAAGATCATGGCTACCAGCAAGGTCAATTGTAATGGAGTGCATTGCGGAGAGATTTGACATAGATCCTAGTGGTGAAATTATGGTTTTGAAAAGGTTTTGCCCT TGGAAGCTTCACTTATTTGAGCTTGAGGCGGAGCTGAAGGTTGAGCCTCTTATTAAATATGTTCTTTATGGG GATGAACGGGGCAAACAATGGCGAGTGCAGGCAGTAGCAGCATCTCCTGATAGTTTTGAGAGCCGGAAGCCCCTCCCTGCACAGTGGCGAGGTTTGAGGGACGATGAGCTCTCAAAGGAGACAAGAATTTCCGGCTGTGTCTTTGTCCACATGAGCGGGTTTATCGGTGGAAATCAAACTTATGAGGGTGCTCTAGTGATGGCAAGAACTGCTCTAAAGATGTAA
- the LOC107947166 gene encoding MYG1 exonuclease isoform X3: MWAITRGGFNQKFFNLPKNLSRPLMATSNLIRVSSPSYSTSSPNHAPFKRVGTHNGSFHCDEALGCFMIRLTDKFSNSEIIRTRDPKVLEGLDAVLDVGGVYDPNHDRYDHHQKGFEEVFGHGFNTKLSSAGLVYKAIDAIDNGINQFDTDKPPKYVNNTHISSRVGRLNLDWTDPDQSPEKENEAFQRAMALAGSEFLESVRFHARSWLPARSIVMECIAERFDIDPSGEIMVLKRFCPWKLHLFELEAELKVEPLIKYVLYGDERGKQWRVQAVAASPDSFESRKPLPAQWRGLRDDELSKETRISGCVFVHMSGFIGGNQTYEGALVMARTALKM, translated from the exons ATGTGGGCAATTACAAGAGGAGGGTTTAACCAGAAATTTTTCAACTTGCCCAAAAACCTCTCTCGCCCTCTCATGGCTACCTCTAACCTTATTAGGGTTTCTTCTCCTTCTTACTCCACTTCCTCCCCTAACCACGCTCCTTTTAAGCGCGTCGGCACTCACAATGGAAGCTTCCACTGCGACGAGGCCCTCGGCTGCTTCATGATTCGTCTCACTGACAAGTTCTCCAACTCCGAGATTATCCGTACCCGAGATCCCAAG GTATTGGAGGGTCTTGATGCTGTGCTTGATGTTGGAGGCGTCTATGATCCTAATCATGACCGGTATGATCATCACCAGAAGGGATTTGAGGAGGTTTTTGGACATGGATTTAATACAAAGCTTAGCAGTGCTGGACTTGTTTATAAG GCAATTGATGCGATTGACAATGGAATCAACCAGTTTGATACTGACAAGCCACCAAAATATGTGAACAATACACACATATCTTCTAGAGTTGGAAGATTAAATCTAGACTGGACAGATCCTGATCAATCACCTGAGAAGGAGAATGAGGCTTTCCAACGAGCAATGGCTCTAGCTGGTAGTGAGTTCTTAGAA AGTGTCCGATTTCATGCAAGATCATGGCTACCAGCAAGGTCAATTGTAATGGAGTGCATTGCGGAGAGATTTGACATAGATCCTAGTGGTGAAATTATGGTTTTGAAAAGGTTTTGCCCT TGGAAGCTTCACTTATTTGAGCTTGAGGCGGAGCTGAAGGTTGAGCCTCTTATTAAATATGTTCTTTATGGG GATGAACGGGGCAAACAATGGCGAGTGCAGGCAGTAGCAGCATCTCCTGATAGTTTTGAGAGCCGGAAGCCCCTCCCTGCACAGTGGCGAGGTTTGAGGGACGATGAGCTCTCAAAGGAGACAAGAATTTCCGGCTGTGTCTTTGTCCACATGAGCGGGTTTATCGGTGGAAATCAAACTTATGAGGGTGCTCTAGTGATGGCAAGAACTGCTCTAAAGATGTAA
- the LOC107947166 gene encoding MYG1 exonuclease isoform X2, which translates to MWAITRGGFNQKFFNLPKNLSRPLMATSNLIRVSSPSYSTSSPNHAPFKRVGTHNGSFHCDEALGCFMIRLTDKFSNSEIIRTRDPKVLEGLDAVLDVGGVYDPNHDRYDHHQKGFEEVFGHGFNTKLSSAGLVYKHFGKEIIAKELQLGEDHPDVHRLFLAIYKSFMEAIDAIDNGINQFDTDKPPKYVNNTHISSRVGRLNLDWTDPDQSPEKENEAFQRAMALAGSEFLESVRFHARSWLPARSIVMECIAERFDIDPSGEIMVLKRFCPDERGKQWRVQAVAASPDSFESRKPLPAQWRGLRDDELSKETRISGCVFVHMSGFIGGNQTYEGALVMARTALKM; encoded by the exons ATGTGGGCAATTACAAGAGGAGGGTTTAACCAGAAATTTTTCAACTTGCCCAAAAACCTCTCTCGCCCTCTCATGGCTACCTCTAACCTTATTAGGGTTTCTTCTCCTTCTTACTCCACTTCCTCCCCTAACCACGCTCCTTTTAAGCGCGTCGGCACTCACAATGGAAGCTTCCACTGCGACGAGGCCCTCGGCTGCTTCATGATTCGTCTCACTGACAAGTTCTCCAACTCCGAGATTATCCGTACCCGAGATCCCAAG GTATTGGAGGGTCTTGATGCTGTGCTTGATGTTGGAGGCGTCTATGATCCTAATCATGACCGGTATGATCATCACCAGAAGGGATTTGAGGAGGTTTTTGGACATGGATTTAATACAAAGCTTAGCAGTGCTGGACTTGTTTATAAG CATTTTGGCAAGGAGATAATAGCTAAAGAGCTTCAGCTTGGAGAAGACCACCCGGATGTGCATAGATTATTTCTGGCCATTTACAAAAGCTTCATGGAG GCAATTGATGCGATTGACAATGGAATCAACCAGTTTGATACTGACAAGCCACCAAAATATGTGAACAATACACACATATCTTCTAGAGTTGGAAGATTAAATCTAGACTGGACAGATCCTGATCAATCACCTGAGAAGGAGAATGAGGCTTTCCAACGAGCAATGGCTCTAGCTGGTAGTGAGTTCTTAGAA AGTGTCCGATTTCATGCAAGATCATGGCTACCAGCAAGGTCAATTGTAATGGAGTGCATTGCGGAGAGATTTGACATAGATCCTAGTGGTGAAATTATGGTTTTGAAAAGGTTTTGCCCT GATGAACGGGGCAAACAATGGCGAGTGCAGGCAGTAGCAGCATCTCCTGATAGTTTTGAGAGCCGGAAGCCCCTCCCTGCACAGTGGCGAGGTTTGAGGGACGATGAGCTCTCAAAGGAGACAAGAATTTCCGGCTGTGTCTTTGTCCACATGAGCGGGTTTATCGGTGGAAATCAAACTTATGAGGGTGCTCTAGTGATGGCAAGAACTGCTCTAAAGATGTAA